The Sinomicrobium kalidii genome contains a region encoding:
- the dnaK gene encoding molecular chaperone DnaK — protein MSKIIGIDLGTTNSCVSVMEGNEPVVIPNAEGKRTTPSVIAFVEGGEIKVGDPAKRQAVTNPHKTIYSIKRFMGNKFSESEKEAGRVPYKVVKGDNDTPRVEIEGRLYTPQELSAMILQKMKKTAEDYLGQEVSEAVITVPAYFNDSQRQATKEAGEISGLKVQRIINEPTAAALAYGLDKSNKDQKIAVYDLGGGTFDISVLELGDGVFEVLSTNGDTHLGGDDFDEVIINWLAEEFKKEEEVDLRKDPMALQRLKEAAEKAKIELSSSSQTEINLPYVTATASGPKHLVKTLTRSKFEQLADELVKRSMLPCEKALKDAGLSKSDIDEVILVGGSTRIPKIQEEVEKFFGKKPSKGVNPDEVVAIGAAIQGGVLTGDVKDVLLLDVTPLSLGIETMGGVMTKLIEANTTIPSKKSQIFSTAADNQPSVEIHVLQGERPMANDNKTIGRFHLDGIPPAPRGTPQIEVTFDIDANGIIKVSATDKATGKSQDIRIEASSGLTEEEIEKMKKEAEANAEADKQTKEKVDKLNEADAMIFQTEKQLKEFGDKLSDDKKKPIEDALEELKKAYESKDIAVIEPALEKINEAWKTASEEMYKAQAEAQQNGAQGQGQGADTGAGTSSGSDKQQGDDVQDVDFEEVK, from the coding sequence ATGAGTAAAATTATTGGAATCGACTTAGGTACTACCAACTCCTGCGTTTCCGTAATGGAGGGGAATGAGCCGGTAGTGATACCTAATGCTGAAGGAAAAAGGACAACACCTTCTGTTATTGCATTTGTAGAGGGAGGAGAGATCAAGGTCGGAGACCCGGCAAAACGTCAGGCTGTGACAAATCCGCATAAAACCATTTATTCTATTAAGCGTTTTATGGGGAACAAGTTTTCTGAATCTGAAAAGGAAGCGGGAAGGGTGCCTTATAAAGTGGTAAAAGGCGACAATGATACGCCCCGCGTGGAAATCGAAGGGCGTTTATATACGCCCCAGGAGTTATCTGCCATGATACTCCAGAAGATGAAGAAAACGGCTGAGGATTACCTCGGACAGGAAGTATCGGAGGCAGTGATCACCGTACCGGCCTACTTTAATGACTCCCAGCGTCAGGCTACCAAAGAAGCCGGAGAGATTTCCGGGCTTAAGGTACAGCGTATTATCAATGAGCCTACTGCTGCGGCTTTGGCTTACGGTCTGGACAAGTCTAACAAAGACCAGAAGATTGCCGTATATGACCTCGGTGGGGGTACTTTTGATATCTCGGTACTGGAACTGGGTGACGGCGTTTTTGAAGTATTGTCTACAAACGGGGATACGCACCTCGGGGGTGACGACTTTGACGAAGTGATCATCAACTGGTTGGCAGAAGAGTTCAAAAAAGAAGAAGAAGTGGACCTTCGGAAAGACCCGATGGCGCTCCAACGTCTGAAAGAAGCAGCGGAAAAGGCTAAAATAGAATTGTCTTCGTCTTCACAGACCGAGATCAACCTGCCTTATGTCACCGCAACGGCTTCAGGCCCGAAACACCTGGTAAAAACCCTTACCAGATCCAAGTTCGAGCAGCTGGCTGATGAACTGGTGAAACGATCCATGCTTCCTTGTGAAAAAGCGCTGAAAGATGCCGGATTGTCCAAATCTGATATTGACGAAGTGATCCTGGTAGGTGGTTCTACCCGTATTCCCAAAATACAGGAAGAAGTGGAGAAATTCTTTGGTAAAAAACCATCCAAAGGAGTTAACCCGGATGAAGTGGTAGCCATAGGAGCTGCAATTCAGGGTGGTGTACTTACCGGAGATGTAAAAGACGTATTGTTGCTGGATGTTACTCCGCTGTCCCTGGGAATTGAGACCATGGGAGGCGTGATGACCAAGCTTATCGAGGCCAATACGACCATTCCGAGTAAAAAATCGCAGATATTCTCTACGGCGGCAGATAACCAGCCTTCTGTGGAGATCCACGTGCTTCAGGGAGAAAGGCCCATGGCCAATGATAACAAGACGATAGGGCGTTTTCACTTGGACGGCATTCCGCCTGCCCCGAGAGGGACACCCCAGATTGAAGTTACTTTTGATATCGATGCCAACGGTATTATCAAGGTATCTGCAACAGACAAGGCTACCGGAAAATCCCAGGATATCCGTATAGAAGCATCTTCCGGACTTACAGAGGAAGAGATAGAAAAAATGAAGAAAGAGGCCGAAGCCAATGCTGAAGCTGATAAGCAAACCAAGGAAAAGGTGGATAAGCTCAACGAAGCCGATGCCATGATCTTCCAGACCGAAAAGCAACTGAAAGAGTTCGGTGATAAATTGTCTGACGACAAGAAAAAACCGATAGAAGATGCGCTGGAAGAACTGAAAAAGGCTTATGAAAGCAAGGACATTGCCGTTATAGAGCCTGCCCTTGAAAAGATAAATGAAGCCTGGAAAACCGCCAGTGAAGAAATGTACAAGGCACAGGCCGAAGCACAGCAAAATGGTGCACAAGGACAAGGTCAGGGTGCAGATACCGGTGCCGGTACTTCTTCCGGTAGTGATAAGCAACAAGGCGATGATGTACAGGACGTAGATTTTGAAGAAGTGAAATAA